The following proteins come from a genomic window of Loxodonta africana isolate mLoxAfr1 chromosome 19, mLoxAfr1.hap2, whole genome shotgun sequence:
- the NKX3-1 gene encoding homeobox protein Nkx-3.1, giving the protein MLRTPKLRPGVAGTADCLPQTTPPPQSRPLTSFLIQDILRDCAERRGGSHTGSPEPQPQPQPPRELAPHQDPDPEPEGGRGRAGGPEDELSAQPGAAPGEAGNLAETEPDRHFETYLFDCENTSGALPDLPPTPKQPQKRSRAAFSHTQVVELERKFSHQKYLSAPERAHLAKNLKLTETQVKIWFQNRRYKTKRKQLTSDLGDLEKHPSLPALKEEGFNRASLISLYNSYPYYPYLYCLGSWSPAFW; this is encoded by the exons ATGCTCAGGACTCCGAAGCTGCGGCCAGGGGTCGCGGGGACCGCCGACTGCCTTCCCCAGACCACGCCGCCGCCGCAGTCCAGGCCGCTCACTTCCTTCCTCATCCAGGATATTCTGCGGGACTGCGCCGAGCGGCGCGGCGGCAGCCACACGGGCAGCCCGGAGCCGCAGCCCCAGCCGCAGCCCCCGCGCGAGCTGGCCCCGCACCAGGACCCAGACCCGGAGCCCGAGGGAGGCCGAGGCCGCGCCGGAGGCCCGGAGGACGAGCTGAGCGCCCAGCCCGGCGCCGCTCCGGGGGAGGCCGGGAACCTGGCGGAGACCGAGCCAG ATAGGCACTTTGAGACTTATCTGTTTGACTGTGAAAACACTTCAGGCGCCTTACCAGACCTCCCGCCAACACCCAAGCAGCCACAGAAGCGCTCCCGAGCAGCCTTCTCCCACACGCAGGTCGTTGAATTAGAGAGGAAGTTCAGCCATCAGAAGTACCTGTCAGCCCCTGAAAGGGCTCACCTGGCCAAGAACCTCAAGCTCACTGAGACCCAAGTCAAAATCTGGTTCCAGAACAGACGCTATAAGACCAAGCGAAAGCAGCTCACCTCCGACCTGGGAGACCTGGAGAAGCACCCCTCCCTGCCAGCCCTGAAAGAGGAGGGCTTCAATCGGGCCTCCCTGATCTCCTTGTATAACAGCTATCCATACTACCCCTACCTTTACTGCCTGGGGAGCTGGAGCCCGGCTTTCTGGTAA